In Pseudomonas fluorescens NCIMB 11764, a single window of DNA contains:
- a CDS encoding sensor domain-containing diguanylate cyclase, protein MPASRPRHVSGKTGRPELMVILGSTLTVIAIISIVTFLLIREHANAQQAATRSATTIAQLIDADVLRTVELYDLTLQGLIAASQRDDLKQVSAQIRHLVLFDRSTTARFKGDILLLDKQGEVIADSSLIEPKPGNFADRDYFLAHAFNRDTGMFISRPFQSRCDCEDSDEWRISFSRRISSATGEFLGVAVASMRLGYFDQLFNSLNIGAGSALSIINDDGILLAQKPHLVNDSIGKNFANRPNVQRILRERNGSFDSVSSVDREQRLYTFSRVGNLPLTVIVALSGNDVFAAWKRTAIVISGATGVLCIGLLWLTWLLCRELRLRHHAEQELAQLAATDDLTGVANRRTLDQTLRHEWFRAQRSGKPLSVLMIDADHFKAFNDQHGHQAGDDALRALAKVIAENVRRPADLVARYGGEEFSVILAETDSAGAQQIAEHIRVAVEQLPFVAGIESPITVSIGISTWTTTTDTSLEQLLFAADKALYQAKESGRNRVVATQ, encoded by the coding sequence ATGCCCGCGAGCCGCCCCAGACACGTTTCAGGCAAGACCGGTCGCCCCGAGCTCATGGTGATCCTCGGCAGCACCCTGACCGTTATCGCGATCATCAGCATCGTCACTTTCCTGTTGATCCGAGAACACGCCAACGCGCAACAGGCCGCCACTCGCAGCGCCACCACGATTGCGCAACTGATCGACGCCGACGTGCTGCGCACGGTCGAACTCTACGACCTGACCCTGCAAGGCCTGATTGCCGCTTCGCAGCGCGACGACTTGAAACAGGTTTCGGCGCAGATCCGCCATCTGGTGCTGTTCGACCGCTCTACCACGGCGCGCTTCAAGGGCGACATTCTGCTGCTGGACAAGCAGGGCGAGGTGATTGCGGACTCCTCGCTGATCGAGCCCAAGCCCGGCAACTTTGCCGATCGCGATTATTTCCTCGCACATGCTTTCAACCGCGACACCGGCATGTTCATCAGCCGACCGTTCCAATCCCGCTGCGATTGCGAGGACAGCGACGAATGGCGAATCAGCTTCAGCCGCCGCATCTCATCGGCTACGGGTGAGTTCCTCGGGGTTGCCGTCGCTTCGATGCGCCTGGGTTACTTCGATCAGTTGTTCAACAGCCTGAACATCGGCGCCGGCAGCGCGCTGTCCATCATCAACGACGACGGTATATTGCTGGCGCAGAAGCCTCATCTGGTCAATGACTCGATCGGCAAAAACTTCGCCAATCGCCCCAATGTCCAGCGCATCCTGCGCGAACGCAACGGCAGCTTTGACAGCGTGTCGAGCGTCGACCGTGAGCAACGCCTGTATACCTTTTCCAGGGTCGGCAACCTGCCATTGACGGTGATCGTCGCGCTCTCGGGGAACGACGTGTTTGCCGCCTGGAAGCGCACGGCGATTGTGATCAGCGGTGCGACCGGCGTGTTGTGCATCGGCCTGCTTTGGCTGACCTGGCTGCTGTGCCGGGAGCTGCGACTGCGCCACCACGCCGAGCAGGAACTGGCACAGCTGGCCGCCACTGATGACCTGACCGGCGTAGCCAACCGCCGAACGCTGGACCAGACACTGCGTCATGAGTGGTTTCGCGCCCAACGGTCGGGTAAACCGCTGTCGGTGTTGATGATCGACGCCGACCACTTCAAGGCCTTCAACGATCAACATGGCCATCAGGCGGGCGACGATGCGCTACGCGCACTGGCCAAAGTGATCGCCGAGAACGTACGGCGACCGGCGGATCTGGTCGCCCGGTACGGAGGGGAAGAGTTTTCGGTCATCCTGGCGGAAACGGACAGTGCGGGCGCACAGCAGATTGCCGAACACATCCGCGTTGCCGTGGAGCAACTGCCGTTTGTGGCGGGTATTGAATCGCCGATTACTGTCAGTATTGGCATCAGCACCTGGACCACGACCACCGACACCAGCCTCGAGCAGTTGCTGTTTGCGGCGGACAAGGCGCTGTATCAGGCGAAGGAAAGCGGGAGGAATCGAGTGGTGGCTACGCAGTGA
- the lpxC gene encoding UDP-3-O-acyl-N-acetylglucosamine deacetylase, with protein MIKQRTLKNIIRATGVGLHSGEKVYLTLKPAPIDTGIVFCRADLDPVVQIPARAENVGETTMSTTLVSGDTKVDTVEHLLSAMAGLGIDNAYVELSASEVPIMDGSAGPFVFLIQSAGLEEQDAPKKFIRILREVTVEDGDKRATFVPFEGFKVSFEIDFDHPVFRNRTQSASVDFSSTSFVKEVSRARTFGFMSDIEYLRKHNLALGGSVENAIVVDADGVLNEDGLRYEDEFVKHKILDAIGDLYLLGNSLIGEFKGFKSGHALNNQLLRKLIEQTDAWEVVTFEDASTAPISYMRPVAAV; from the coding sequence ATGATTAAACAACGCACACTGAAAAATATTATCCGTGCCACAGGTGTAGGCCTGCACTCCGGGGAGAAGGTATACCTGACCCTCAAGCCCGCACCTATCGACACCGGCATTGTGTTTTGTCGTGCCGATCTCGACCCTGTGGTGCAGATTCCTGCCCGCGCGGAAAACGTTGGTGAAACCACGATGTCGACCACGCTGGTCAGTGGTGACACCAAAGTGGATACGGTGGAGCACTTGCTCTCGGCCATGGCTGGCCTGGGCATCGATAACGCCTACGTCGAGCTCTCCGCGTCCGAAGTCCCGATCATGGATGGCAGCGCTGGACCTTTCGTATTCCTGATTCAATCGGCCGGCCTGGAAGAACAGGACGCACCGAAGAAGTTCATCCGGATCCTGCGGGAAGTGACAGTGGAAGATGGCGACAAGCGCGCCACTTTCGTCCCTTTCGAAGGCTTCAAGGTGAGTTTCGAGATCGATTTCGATCACCCGGTTTTCCGTAACCGCACACAAAGTGCAAGCGTGGATTTTTCCAGCACTTCGTTCGTAAAAGAAGTCAGCCGCGCCCGTACCTTTGGTTTCATGAGTGACATCGAGTACCTGCGCAAGCACAACCTCGCACTCGGCGGCAGCGTTGAAAACGCTATTGTGGTCGACGCGGATGGTGTACTGAACGAAGACGGCCTTCGCTATGAAGACGAATTCGTGAAGCACAAGATCCTCGATGCAATTGGTGACCTCTACCTGCTGGGCAATAGCCTGATTGGTGAGTTCAAGGGCTTCAAGTCCGGACATGCATTGAACAACCAGCTGCTGCGCAAGTTGATTGAGCAGACAGATGCTTGGGAAGTCGTGACTTTCGAAGACGCCAGCACTGCACCGATCTCTTACATGCGTCCGGTTGCGGCGGTGTAA
- the ftsZ gene encoding cell division protein FtsZ produces the protein MFELVDNIPASPVIKVIGVGGGGGNAVNHMVKSNIEGVEFICANTDAQALKSIGARTILQLGTGVTKGLGAGANPEVGRQAALEDRERIAEVLQGTNMVFITTGMGGGTGTGAAPIIAEVAKEMGILTVAVVTRPFPFEGRKRMQIADEGIRLLSESVDSLITIPNEKLLTILGKDASLLSAFAKADDVLAGAVRGISDIIKRPGMINVDFADVRTVMSEMGMAMMGTGCASGPNRAREATEAAIRNPLLEDVNLQGARGILVNITAGPDLSLGEYSDVGSIIEAFASEHAMVKVGTVIDPDMRDELHVTVVATGLGAKIEKPVKVIDNTVHTSMASQPQQSAPARQEAPAVNYRDLDRPTVMRNQAQAGAATAAKMNPQDDLDYLDIPAFLRRQAD, from the coding sequence ATGTTCGAACTCGTAGACAACATCCCCGCAAGCCCGGTCATTAAGGTTATCGGTGTTGGCGGAGGCGGCGGCAACGCTGTCAATCACATGGTCAAGAGCAACATTGAAGGCGTTGAATTCATCTGCGCCAACACTGATGCCCAGGCGCTCAAGAGCATTGGCGCGCGGACCATCCTGCAACTGGGCACCGGCGTGACCAAAGGTCTCGGCGCTGGCGCCAATCCTGAAGTAGGTCGTCAGGCCGCTCTCGAAGACCGTGAGCGCATTGCCGAAGTCCTGCAGGGCACCAACATGGTGTTCATCACCACCGGCATGGGCGGCGGTACCGGTACCGGTGCTGCGCCGATCATTGCTGAAGTGGCCAAGGAAATGGGGATCCTCACCGTTGCGGTGGTGACCCGTCCATTCCCGTTCGAAGGTCGCAAGCGCATGCAGATCGCCGACGAAGGTATTCGTCTGCTGTCCGAAAGCGTCGACTCGTTGATCACCATTCCCAACGAGAAGCTGCTGACCATCCTTGGTAAGGACGCCAGCCTGCTGTCGGCTTTCGCCAAGGCTGACGATGTACTGGCCGGTGCCGTTCGCGGTATCTCCGACATCATCAAGCGTCCGGGCATGATCAACGTCGACTTTGCCGACGTGCGTACCGTGATGAGCGAAATGGGCATGGCGATGATGGGCACTGGCTGCGCCAGCGGTCCGAACCGTGCACGCGAGGCCACCGAAGCGGCCATTCGCAACCCGTTGCTCGAAGACGTGAACCTGCAAGGTGCACGCGGCATCCTGGTGAACATCACCGCCGGTCCTGACCTGTCCCTGGGTGAGTACTCCGACGTGGGTAGCATCATCGAAGCCTTCGCTTCCGAGCACGCCATGGTCAAGGTCGGTACCGTTATCGATCCGGACATGCGCGACGAGTTGCACGTGACTGTAGTTGCCACCGGTCTGGGCGCGAAAATCGAGAAGCCTGTGAAGGTCATCGACAACACCGTTCACACCTCCATGGCGTCTCAGCCGCAACAATCGGCTCCCGCTCGTCAGGAAGCGCCAGCGGTAAACTACCGTGACCTGGACCGTCCGACCGTCATGCGCAACCAGGCTCAGGCCGGTGCTGCGACTGCTGCGAAGATGAATCCGCAAGATGATCTGGACTACCTGGACATCCCGGCTTTCCTGCGTCGTCAGGCCGATTAA
- the ftsA gene encoding cell division protein FtsA, protein MANVQSGKMIVGLDIGTSKVVALVGEVSDDGTLEIVGIGTHPSRGLKKGVVVNIESTVQSIQRAIEEAQLMAGCRIHSAFVGVAGNHIRSLNSHGIVAIRDREVSSADLERVLDAAQAVAIPADQRVLHTLPQDYVIDNQEGVREPLGMSGVRLEAKVHVVTCAVNAAQNIEKCVRRCGLEIDDIILEQLASAYSVLTDDEKELGVCLVDIGGGTTDIAIFTEGAIRHTAVIPIAGDQVTNDIAMALRTPTQYAEEIKIRYACALAKLAGAGETIKVPSVGDRPPRELSRQALAEVVEPRYDELFTLIQAELRRSGYEDLIPAGIVLTGGTSKMEGAVELAEEIFHMPVRLGVPHGVKGLDDVVRNPIYSTGVGLLMYGLQKQSDGISFSGISSRDSYSNEEPKAALIDRIKSWVQGNF, encoded by the coding sequence ATGGCAAACGTGCAAAGCGGCAAAATGATCGTCGGTCTCGATATCGGCACCTCCAAGGTGGTGGCGCTGGTAGGCGAGGTCTCGGACGACGGCACGCTGGAAATCGTCGGGATCGGCACTCATCCGTCCCGCGGCCTGAAGAAAGGCGTGGTGGTGAACATCGAGTCCACCGTCCAGTCGATTCAGCGCGCGATCGAAGAAGCGCAGCTGATGGCCGGTTGCCGGATCCACTCGGCGTTCGTCGGTGTGGCGGGCAATCACATCCGCAGCCTGAACTCCCACGGCATCGTCGCGATTCGTGATCGCGAAGTCAGCTCCGCCGACCTTGAACGCGTCCTCGACGCGGCCCAGGCCGTGGCGATCCCGGCTGACCAGCGCGTGCTGCACACCCTGCCGCAGGATTACGTGATCGATAACCAGGAAGGCGTTCGTGAGCCCCTGGGCATGTCCGGCGTACGTCTGGAAGCCAAGGTCCACGTGGTCACCTGCGCCGTCAACGCGGCACAGAACATCGAGAAATGCGTGCGTCGCTGCGGTCTGGAAATCGACGACATCATTCTCGAGCAGCTGGCCTCGGCCTACTCGGTATTGACCGACGACGAGAAAGAGCTGGGCGTGTGCCTGGTGGACATCGGCGGCGGCACCACCGACATCGCGATCTTCACCGAAGGCGCGATCCGTCACACCGCGGTGATCCCGATTGCGGGCGATCAGGTGACGAACGACATCGCCATGGCGTTGCGCACCCCGACCCAGTACGCCGAAGAAATCAAGATTCGCTACGCCTGCGCCCTGGCCAAACTGGCCGGCGCCGGTGAAACCATCAAGGTGCCAAGCGTCGGCGACCGTCCACCGCGCGAGTTGTCGCGCCAGGCCCTGGCCGAAGTGGTCGAGCCGCGTTACGACGAGCTGTTCACGCTGATCCAGGCCGAACTGCGTCGCAGCGGCTACGAAGACCTGATCCCGGCCGGCATCGTGCTGACCGGTGGTACGTCGAAGATGGAAGGCGCGGTCGAACTGGCCGAAGAAATCTTCCACATGCCGGTCCGCCTGGGCGTGCCCCATGGCGTCAAGGGTCTGGACGACGTGGTGCGCAACCCGATTTATTCCACCGGCGTTGGCCTGTTGATGTACGGCCTGCAAAAGCAGTCCGACGGGATTTCGTTCTCGGGCATCAGCAGCCGCGACAGCTACAGCAATGAAGAGCCGAAAGCCGCCTTGATCGATCGCATCAAGAGCTGGGTGCAAGGCAACTTCTAA
- a CDS encoding cell division protein FtsQ/DivIB yields MQGAQLRHQPPPAPGRKPVPRGASRMVAKEPMSARLPKANFGFLKALFWPVMLVAVGFGTYEGAQRLLPYADRPISKVAVQGDLSYISQQAVQQRIAPYVASSFFTIDLASMRTELEQMPWIAHAEVRRVWPDQVVIRLEEQLPVARWGDESLLNNQGQAFTPRELANYEHLPQLFGPQRAQQQVMQQYQVLSQMLRPLGFSIARLELRERGSWFLTTGAGSAGPGIELLLGRGNQVEKMRRFIAIYDKTLKEQITNIARIDLRYANGLAVGWREPVAPTTAQPAVAKN; encoded by the coding sequence ATGCAAGGCGCACAGTTGAGACATCAGCCCCCACCAGCACCCGGCCGCAAGCCGGTGCCGCGGGGTGCCAGCCGAATGGTGGCCAAAGAGCCGATGTCCGCGCGCCTGCCGAAAGCCAATTTTGGTTTTCTCAAAGCCTTGTTCTGGCCGGTGATGTTAGTGGCGGTGGGGTTCGGTACTTACGAAGGCGCACAGCGGTTGCTGCCGTACGCCGACCGGCCGATCTCCAAGGTCGCGGTGCAGGGCGACCTGAGCTACATCAGCCAGCAAGCGGTGCAGCAGCGGATCGCCCCTTACGTGGCGTCGAGCTTCTTCACCATCGACCTGGCGAGCATGCGCACCGAGCTGGAACAGATGCCCTGGATTGCCCACGCCGAAGTGCGTCGGGTATGGCCGGATCAAGTGGTGATCCGCCTGGAAGAACAACTGCCGGTGGCCCGCTGGGGCGACGAATCGCTGTTGAACAACCAGGGTCAGGCGTTCACCCCGCGTGAACTGGCGAACTACGAACATTTGCCACAGCTGTTCGGCCCACAACGGGCTCAGCAGCAAGTGATGCAGCAATACCAGGTGCTGAGCCAGATGCTCAGGCCGTTGGGTTTCTCGATTGCACGCCTGGAGTTGCGTGAGCGGGGCAGCTGGTTCCTGACCACCGGCGCCGGCAGTGCAGGCCCGGGGATCGAACTGCTGCTGGGCCGCGGCAACCAGGTGGAAAAGATGCGCCGTTTCATTGCCATCTACGACAAGACGCTTAAAGAACAGATTACGAACATTGCGCGCATCGATCTGCGCTACGCCAACGGCCTCGCTGTTGGCTGGCGGGAACCTGTAGCGCCCACGACAGCCCAACCCGCTGTCGCGAAGAATTAA
- a CDS encoding D-alanine--D-alanine ligase, whose product MTAAYANLVSTIAPKDFGRVAVLFGGKSAEREVSLKSGNAVLDALQSAGVDAFGLDVGDDLLQRLLNEKIDRAFIILHGRGGEDGSMQGLLECLGIPYTGSGILASALAMDKLRTKQVWHSLGIPTPRHAVLSSEADCISAATELGFPLIVKPAHEGSSIGMAKVTSASELIDAWKAASTYDSQVLVEQWIQGPEFTIATLRDQVLPPIALGTTHSFYDYDAKYVASDTQYRIPCGLDSTKEKELMDLTAKACEALGIAGWGRADVMQDADGQFWFLEVNTAPGMTDHSLVPMAARAAGLDFQQLVLAILAASIEARG is encoded by the coding sequence ATGACTGCTGCTTACGCCAACCTCGTCTCCACGATCGCGCCGAAAGATTTCGGCCGCGTCGCCGTGCTGTTCGGCGGCAAGAGTGCCGAGCGAGAGGTATCCCTGAAGTCGGGTAACGCGGTTCTCGACGCGCTGCAAAGCGCCGGCGTGGACGCGTTCGGTCTCGACGTGGGCGATGACCTGTTGCAGCGTTTGCTCAACGAAAAAATCGACCGCGCCTTCATCATTCTCCACGGTCGTGGCGGTGAAGACGGCAGCATGCAAGGCCTGCTGGAGTGCCTGGGCATTCCGTACACCGGCAGCGGCATTCTGGCTTCGGCATTGGCCATGGACAAGCTGCGCACCAAACAGGTCTGGCACAGCCTCGGCATTCCGACGCCACGCCACGCGGTATTGAGTTCCGAGGCCGATTGTATTTCGGCGGCGACGGAACTGGGCTTCCCTTTGATCGTCAAACCGGCCCATGAAGGTTCAAGTATCGGGATGGCCAAAGTGACCTCCGCGTCCGAGTTGATCGACGCGTGGAAAGCGGCCAGTACCTACGATTCGCAAGTGTTGGTCGAGCAATGGATTCAAGGTCCGGAGTTCACCATCGCCACCCTGCGTGACCAGGTGTTGCCACCCATTGCCCTGGGCACGACGCACAGCTTCTACGACTACGACGCCAAGTACGTGGCTTCCGATACCCAGTACCGGATTCCATGTGGCCTGGACAGCACCAAGGAAAAAGAATTGATGGACCTCACGGCGAAAGCCTGTGAGGCGCTGGGTATCGCCGGTTGGGGCAGGGCAGACGTGATGCAGGACGCCGACGGGCAGTTCTGGTTCCTCGAAGTCAATACCGCACCGGGCATGACCGATCACAGTCTGGTGCCGATGGCGGCCCGTGCTGCCGGTCTGGATTTCCAGCAGCTGGTTCTGGCGATTCTGGCAGCCAGCATCGAGGCGCGAGGGTAA
- the murC gene encoding UDP-N-acetylmuramate--L-alanine ligase encodes MVENQKAMPQPEMRRIRRIHFVGIGGVGMCGIAEVLLNLGYDVSGSDLKASPVTERLESFGAQIFIGHRAENASAADVLVVSSAVNTSNPEVATALERRIPVVPRAEMLAELMRYRHGIAVAGTHGKTTTTSLIASVFAAGGLDPTFVIGGRLNAAGTNAQLGTSRYLIAEADESDASFLHLQPLVAVVTNIDADHMATYDGDFNKLKKTFVEFLHNLPFYGLAVVCLDDPVVREILPQVKRPAVTYGFGDDCDVRAINVRQQGMQTFFTVLRPDREPLDVSVNMPGNHNVLNALATICIATDEGVSDEAIVQGLSGFQGVGRRFQVYGELPVEDGSVMLVDDYGHHPTEVAAVIKAVRGGWPERRLVMVYQPHRYSRTRDLYDDFVNVLADANVLLLMEVYPAGEEPIPGADSRKLCNSIRQRGQLDPIYIERGVDLAPVVKPLLRAGDILLCQGAGDIGGLAPKLLNSPLFAGAVAAPSVGKLK; translated from the coding sequence ATGGTTGAGAATCAGAAAGCCATGCCGCAACCGGAAATGCGCCGCATCCGTCGCATCCACTTCGTCGGTATCGGCGGCGTGGGCATGTGCGGGATCGCCGAAGTGTTGCTGAACCTGGGCTATGACGTGTCCGGTTCGGACCTGAAAGCTTCGCCGGTGACCGAACGCCTGGAATCCTTTGGCGCGCAGATTTTCATTGGCCACCGCGCTGAAAACGCTTCCGCCGCCGATGTGCTGGTGGTGTCGAGTGCCGTGAACACCTCCAACCCGGAAGTCGCCACCGCGCTGGAACGCCGCATCCCGGTGGTGCCACGCGCCGAGATGCTGGCCGAGTTGATGCGCTATCGCCACGGCATCGCCGTTGCCGGTACGCACGGCAAAACCACCACCACCAGCCTGATCGCTTCGGTGTTCGCCGCCGGTGGCCTGGACCCGACCTTCGTCATCGGTGGTCGCCTGAATGCCGCGGGCACCAACGCCCAGCTCGGCACCAGCCGCTACCTGATCGCCGAAGCCGACGAAAGCGACGCCAGTTTCCTGCACTTGCAGCCGCTGGTGGCCGTGGTCACCAACATCGACGCCGACCACATGGCGACCTACGACGGTGACTTCAACAAACTGAAGAAAACCTTCGTCGAGTTCCTGCACAACCTGCCGTTCTACGGTCTGGCGGTGGTGTGCCTGGACGACCCGGTGGTGCGTGAAATTCTGCCGCAGGTCAAACGTCCGGCCGTCACTTACGGCTTCGGCGATGACTGCGACGTGCGCGCAATCAATGTGCGTCAGCAGGGCATGCAGACTTTCTTCACCGTGCTGCGTCCTGACCGCGAGCCGCTGGATGTCTCGGTGAACATGCCGGGCAACCACAACGTGCTGAATGCACTGGCCACCATCTGCATCGCCACTGACGAAGGCGTCAGCGATGAAGCCATCGTCCAGGGCCTGTCCGGCTTCCAGGGTGTTGGCCGACGCTTCCAGGTCTACGGCGAACTGCCAGTCGAAGACGGCAGCGTGATGCTGGTCGACGACTACGGGCACCACCCGACTGAAGTGGCCGCTGTGATCAAGGCCGTGCGCGGTGGCTGGCCGGAGCGCCGCCTGGTGATGGTTTACCAGCCGCACCGTTACAGCCGCACCCGCGACCTCTACGACGATTTCGTCAATGTACTGGCCGACGCCAACGTCCTGTTGCTGATGGAAGTGTATCCGGCCGGTGAAGAGCCGATCCCGGGCGCCGACAGCCGCAAACTGTGCAACAGCATCCGTCAGCGCGGCCAGCTCGACCCGATCTACATCGAGCGCGGTGTCGACCTCGCGCCGGTGGTCAAGCCGCTGCTGCGTGCCGGCGACATCCTGCTGTGCCAGGGCGCCGGTGATATTGGCGGTCTTGCACCGAAACTGTTGAACAGTCCGTTGTTCGCTGGCGCCGTTGCCGCGCCAAGCGTGGGGAAGTTGAAATGA
- the murG gene encoding undecaprenyldiphospho-muramoylpentapeptide beta-N-acetylglucosaminyltransferase — MGANVLIMAGGTGGHVFPALACAREFQARGYTVHWLGTPRGIENDLVPLAGIELHRINASGLRGKGKLSLLKAPLMLLKSVWQARAIIRQLRPVCVVGFGGYVTGPGGVAAKLAGVPVIVHEQNAVAGTANRLLVPLAARVCEAFPDTFTLSDSRRTTGNPVRTELFLDTPRPALAGRKARLLILGGSLGAEPLNKLLPEALSLVAPDLRPEVFHQAGKNHDEVTAERYRAAGVEAQVQPFIKDMAHAYGWADLVVCRAGALTISELAAAGLPSMLVPLPHAIDDHQTRNADYLAREGAAFLMPQRTTGAADLAARLTEVLMQPQRLTDMATAARRLAKPDATRNVVDTCLEVAHG, encoded by the coding sequence ATGGGCGCTAACGTTCTGATCATGGCGGGCGGCACCGGTGGCCACGTGTTCCCGGCGCTGGCCTGCGCTCGCGAATTCCAGGCCCGCGGCTACACCGTGCATTGGCTCGGGACGCCGCGTGGCATCGAGAACGATCTGGTGCCGCTGGCCGGTATCGAGCTGCATCGGATCAATGCCAGCGGTCTGCGCGGCAAGGGCAAATTGTCCCTGCTCAAGGCACCGTTGATGTTGCTCAAGTCCGTCTGGCAGGCGCGGGCGATCATTCGCCAGCTGCGCCCGGTGTGCGTGGTCGGCTTTGGTGGTTATGTGACCGGTCCTGGCGGTGTTGCAGCCAAACTGGCTGGTGTGCCGGTGATCGTTCACGAACAGAACGCCGTGGCAGGTACCGCCAATCGGTTGCTGGTGCCGTTGGCCGCCCGAGTCTGTGAAGCGTTCCCCGACACCTTTACCCTGTCGGACAGCCGACGGACCACCGGTAATCCGGTGCGCACCGAGCTGTTCCTCGACACACCGCGACCCGCCCTGGCCGGTCGCAAGGCGCGTTTGCTGATCCTGGGCGGAAGCCTGGGCGCAGAACCGTTGAACAAGTTGCTGCCTGAAGCCCTGTCGCTCGTCGCCCCTGACCTGCGCCCGGAAGTGTTTCATCAGGCCGGCAAAAACCACGATGAAGTGACTGCAGAGCGCTATCGCGCGGCTGGCGTCGAGGCGCAAGTGCAGCCTTTCATCAAAGACATGGCCCACGCCTATGGCTGGGCCGACCTGGTGGTGTGCCGAGCAGGCGCGCTGACCATCAGTGAACTGGCCGCCGCCGGTCTGCCCTCGATGCTGGTGCCCTTGCCCCACGCGATCGACGATCACCAGACCCGCAACGCCGATTATTTGGCCCGTGAAGGCGCTGCCTTCCTGATGCCGCAAAGAACGACTGGCGCTGCGGATCTTGCCGCACGCCTGACAGAGGTCCTGATGCAACCACAACGACTCACCGACATGGCCACTGCGGCACGCCGCCTGGCCAAACCCGATGCGACCCGTAACGTGGTCGATACCTGCCTGGAGGTGGCCCATGGTTGA
- the ftsW gene encoding putative lipid II flippase FtsW: MSLLNIIKPYPSPLITGRGIDLDFPMLAGCLALLGLGLVMIASASTEVAAVQSGSALYYMIRHLIYVVLGLGACIVTMMIPIATWQRLGWLMLIGAFGLLVMVIIPGIGREVNGSMRWIGFSFFNVQPSEIAKVFVVIYLAGYLVRRQKEVRESWMGFFKPFIVLLPMAGLLLMEPDFGATVVMMGAAAAMLFLGGVGLFRFSLMVVLAVAAVVLLIQVQPYRMARLTNFADPWADQFGAGYQLSQALIAFGRGEWLGVGLGNSVQKQFYLPEAHTDFVFSVLAEELGAVGSLCTVALFVFVCIRGMYIGYWAEKAKQFFAAYIAYGLSFLWIGQFLINIGVNVGLLPTKGLTLPFLSYGGSSLVICCACLGLLLRIEWESRTHLGSEEMEFHESDFAEESTHGR, from the coding sequence ATGAGCCTGCTCAACATCATCAAGCCGTACCCTTCACCGCTCATTACCGGGCGCGGCATCGATCTCGACTTCCCGATGCTCGCCGGTTGCCTGGCCTTGCTCGGCCTCGGTCTGGTGATGATTGCATCGGCCTCGACCGAAGTGGCGGCCGTGCAGTCGGGCAGTGCCTTGTACTACATGATTCGCCACCTGATCTACGTGGTACTGGGCCTGGGTGCCTGCATCGTCACCATGATGATTCCGATCGCCACCTGGCAGCGCCTGGGCTGGCTGATGCTGATTGGTGCGTTCGGTTTGCTGGTGATGGTGATCATTCCGGGGATCGGCCGTGAAGTGAACGGGTCGATGCGCTGGATCGGTTTCAGTTTCTTCAACGTTCAGCCTTCCGAGATCGCCAAGGTGTTCGTGGTGATCTACCTCGCCGGTTATCTGGTGCGTCGCCAGAAAGAAGTGCGTGAAAGCTGGATGGGATTCTTCAAGCCGTTCATCGTGCTGCTGCCGATGGCGGGGCTGTTGCTGATGGAGCCGGACTTCGGTGCCACCGTCGTGATGATGGGCGCGGCGGCGGCGATGCTGTTCCTCGGCGGGGTCGGGCTGTTCCGTTTTTCCTTGATGGTGGTTCTGGCGGTCGCGGCGGTGGTGCTGCTGATTCAGGTACAGCCGTATCGAATGGCGCGCCTGACCAACTTTGCCGATCCGTGGGCTGACCAGTTCGGTGCCGGTTATCAGTTATCGCAGGCATTGATCGCGTTTGGTCGTGGCGAATGGCTGGGCGTGGGCCTGGGCAACAGCGTGCAGAAACAGTTCTACCTGCCGGAAGCCCACACCGACTTCGTGTTTTCGGTCCTGGCCGAAGAACTGGGTGCCGTAGGTTCCTTGTGCACGGTCGCGCTATTTGTCTTCGTTTGTATTCGCGGCATGTACATCGGATATTGGGCCGAGAAGGCCAAGCAATTCTTTGCCGCTTACATCGCGTATGGCCTGTCGTTCCTGTGGATTGGTCAGTTCCTGATCAACATCGGGGTGAACGTCGGCCTGCTGCCGACCAAGGGCCTGACCTTGCCGTTCCTCAGTTATGGCGGCAGTTCGTTGGTGATCTGCTGTGCCTGTCTCGGCTTGTTGCTGCGCATCGAGTGGGAAAGTCGAACCCATCTGGGCAGCGAAGAGATGGAGTTTCATGAGAGCGACTTCGCCGAGGAGTCGACCCATGGGCGCTAA